One region of Synechococcus elongatus PCC 11801 genomic DNA includes:
- a CDS encoding ATP-dependent helicase: MIATPSLADCLQTIRAQLRAGQQQLADWQAGSLAVSAVPGAGKSTGMAVAAAIALARQSQRDRRQLYLVTVTRSAALNLRQKVRETLQQLGLPAIGFTVQTLHSLSLQIASSAPELSNLYWDQVSLIGDRRKVRLLQQAVDQWIEAEPQHFQQLLYGTGFDGELTEQLRRSRVLRNEFLLDLAQTLIPELKSSGLSPEALADRLRHWPSLGDYPLLAIAQGLYERYQAALQQASLIDFDDMVLAAMRVLRHPPARHHWQSSILAIFEDEAQDSSPLQMQLLELLAPRCDDDQPQLVRVGDPNQAINSTFTPADPLFFRRFCEACDRQQQLVMFDQAGRSTAAVFTAANFVLHWVNQHWPYARSLQPFREQAIRPVDADDPQPNANPDPLGLGLELLQTADVDQTIDRLQQRLIELFRADPETQAAILVRQHSQAHFLRNRLADPLAQQGIHFWEATDRDRDRQIPEEMLTLLQFLERPQERDRLRAALQVLVQRDRLSTLPWDLLPEPEVFLGNRLLWDDPHPALQAAQRLCQQLLKARSELPPDQLIPFLALTLRYDGSELATADSLAEQLGRRAWSNVSLGQLLADLQELLAGNRFNGIETEDPGLALTRSGQVTVLTMHRSKGLDWDCVFLPFLEESLVPGGRSPKQSEAFLGGQPWSAIARLQLRRALQAETGASVEPFTDLAAAVSEAQALREAEEYRLLYVAMTRAKRLLWMASAQQGPNYWSSSYRLVPQTPCPALAALYRQFPQHRR; encoded by the coding sequence GATTGCAACGCCTAGTCTGGCCGATTGTCTCCAAACGATTCGGGCTCAGCTGCGGGCTGGACAGCAGCAGTTAGCCGATTGGCAAGCAGGGAGCCTGGCGGTTTCAGCAGTTCCGGGTGCGGGTAAATCAACGGGAATGGCCGTGGCTGCCGCGATCGCCCTAGCTCGTCAATCGCAACGCGATCGCCGCCAACTCTATTTGGTCACTGTGACGCGATCGGCAGCCCTCAACCTGCGTCAGAAAGTCCGCGAGACGTTGCAACAGCTGGGACTACCTGCGATCGGATTTACCGTTCAAACCCTGCACAGTCTGTCGCTGCAGATTGCCAGTAGCGCTCCTGAACTCTCCAATCTGTACTGGGATCAGGTCAGCTTAATTGGCGATCGCCGCAAAGTCCGCTTGCTACAGCAGGCTGTCGATCAGTGGATTGAAGCGGAACCCCAGCACTTTCAGCAGTTGTTGTATGGCACTGGATTTGATGGCGAACTGACCGAACAGCTCCGACGCAGTCGCGTGCTTCGCAATGAGTTTTTGCTGGATCTCGCACAGACTTTGATCCCCGAGCTGAAAAGTTCCGGTCTCTCGCCGGAGGCTTTAGCCGATCGCCTGCGACACTGGCCGAGCTTAGGGGACTATCCGCTGCTGGCGATCGCGCAAGGTCTCTATGAGCGTTACCAAGCGGCGCTGCAGCAAGCCAGCTTGATTGATTTCGATGACATGGTCTTGGCGGCGATGCGAGTTCTCCGTCATCCACCGGCCCGTCACCACTGGCAGTCCTCAATTCTGGCCATCTTTGAAGATGAAGCCCAAGACTCATCACCGCTCCAGATGCAGTTATTGGAGCTGTTAGCCCCTAGATGCGACGATGACCAGCCCCAACTGGTGCGGGTCGGCGATCCCAATCAGGCAATCAACTCGACCTTCACACCTGCTGATCCACTCTTCTTTCGCCGGTTCTGCGAAGCCTGCGATCGCCAGCAACAACTGGTGATGTTCGACCAAGCGGGGCGCAGTACAGCAGCCGTCTTTACCGCCGCCAACTTTGTTCTGCACTGGGTCAATCAGCACTGGCCCTACGCACGATCGCTGCAGCCATTTCGGGAGCAGGCCATTCGGCCCGTCGATGCTGATGATCCTCAACCCAATGCCAATCCCGATCCGCTTGGGTTGGGTCTGGAGCTGCTGCAGACTGCTGATGTGGATCAAACCATCGATCGCTTACAGCAGCGGTTAATTGAGTTGTTTCGCGCCGATCCTGAGACCCAAGCGGCCATCTTGGTGCGACAGCATAGCCAAGCGCACTTCCTGCGCAATCGCTTGGCTGACCCGCTGGCTCAGCAGGGCATTCATTTCTGGGAAGCTACAGACCGCGATCGCGATCGGCAGATTCCGGAAGAGATGCTGACGCTGCTGCAGTTTCTGGAACGGCCGCAGGAACGCGATCGCCTGCGGGCTGCGCTTCAGGTCTTGGTACAGCGCGATCGCCTCTCCACATTGCCTTGGGACTTGCTGCCGGAACCGGAAGTCTTTCTAGGAAATAGATTGCTATGGGACGACCCACATCCTGCCTTGCAAGCGGCCCAACGGCTTTGTCAACAGCTCCTCAAGGCGCGATCGGAGCTACCGCCGGATCAACTCATTCCGTTTCTGGCGCTAACGCTGCGTTATGACGGCAGTGAACTCGCTACCGCTGACTCCCTTGCTGAGCAACTGGGCCGCCGCGCTTGGAGTAACGTCTCGCTGGGACAGTTACTCGCTGATCTCCAAGAGCTTTTAGCGGGCAATCGCTTTAACGGCATCGAAACAGAAGATCCGGGCTTGGCATTGACGCGATCTGGCCAAGTCACCGTGCTGACTATGCACCGTTCCAAAGGGCTGGATTGGGACTGCGTCTTTCTACCGTTTCTTGAGGAATCGCTAGTTCCTGGTGGGCGATCGCCCAAGCAAAGTGAGGCATTTTTGGGTGGCCAGCCTTGGAGTGCGATCGCGCGGCTACAACTACGACGTGCTTTACAAGCTGAGACGGGCGCCAGCGTTGAACCTTTCACCGATCTAGCAGCCGCAGTCTCTGAGGCGCAGGCATTGCGAGAAGCCGAAGAATATCGCCTGCTCTATGTGGCAATGACCCGCGCCAAACGTCTGCTCTGGATGGCGTCAGCTCAGCAAGGCCCCAATTACTGGTCTTCTTCCTATCGCTTGGTTCCTCAAACCCCTTGTCCGGCGCTCGCTGCGCTCTATCGCCAGTTTCCTCAGCACCGCCGCTGA
- the argF gene encoding ornithine carbamoyltransferase — translation MGLAGRDLLTLADLSSAEVLEILELAAALKSGQTAVHCPKTLGLIFSKSSTRTRVSFSAAIMQMGGQVLDLNPNVTQVGRGEPIADTARVLSRYLDVLAIRTFAQQDLEEYAHYADIPVINALTDDYHPCQILADLQTIQENFGQWQDLTLTYLGDGNNVAHSLLLGCAQVGMNVRIACPPDYQPQERIVAKAREIAGDRAKVEILHDPIAASQGAHVLYTDVWASMGQEEEAQARVKAFTPYQLNQALLEKADPAAIVLHCLPAHREEEITAEVLEGSQSRVWDQAENRLHAQKAVLALLLDTVQF, via the coding sequence ATGGGACTAGCAGGGCGCGACCTACTGACGCTAGCGGACCTTTCGAGTGCAGAAGTTCTCGAAATTTTGGAACTGGCCGCTGCTCTCAAGTCTGGTCAAACGGCCGTCCACTGTCCTAAGACACTGGGACTGATCTTCAGCAAGTCCTCAACCCGCACCCGTGTCAGTTTTTCGGCAGCCATCATGCAGATGGGCGGCCAAGTTTTAGATCTCAACCCCAACGTCACCCAAGTGGGGCGGGGTGAACCGATCGCGGATACGGCGCGCGTCCTCAGCCGCTATTTGGATGTGCTGGCGATTCGCACCTTCGCTCAGCAAGACCTCGAAGAATACGCCCACTACGCTGATATCCCCGTCATCAATGCCCTGACGGATGACTACCATCCCTGCCAAATCTTGGCGGACTTGCAGACGATCCAAGAAAACTTTGGCCAGTGGCAAGACCTAACGCTGACCTATCTGGGTGATGGCAATAACGTCGCCCATTCGCTACTGCTGGGTTGTGCCCAAGTCGGCATGAATGTCCGCATCGCCTGCCCGCCCGACTATCAGCCGCAGGAACGGATTGTCGCCAAAGCCCGTGAGATTGCGGGCGATCGCGCCAAAGTGGAAATCCTCCACGACCCGATCGCCGCTTCCCAAGGCGCTCACGTTCTCTACACCGATGTCTGGGCCAGCATGGGTCAAGAGGAAGAAGCCCAAGCGCGGGTCAAAGCTTTTACGCCCTACCAACTCAACCAAGCCCTACTGGAAAAAGCCGATCCCGCCGCGATCGTGCTGCATTGCCTGCCCGCCCACCGCGAAGAAGAAATCACGGCGGAAGTCCTTGAAGGATCGCAGTCCCGCGTCTGGGATCAGGCTGAAAACCGCCTCCACGCCCAGAAAGCAGTGCTCGCCTTATTGCTTGATACCGTCCAGTTCTGA
- the btpA gene encoding photosystem I biogenesis protein BtpA: MDLHRIFGTTTPVIGVVHLQPLPTAARWGGNLRAVIERAEQEATALAAGGVNGIIVENFFDAPFPKNHVDPAVVSAMTLIVERLQNLVTVPLGLNVLRNDAHSALAIASCTGAAFIRVNVLTGVMATDQGLIEGEAHQLLRYRRELGSDVQILADVLVKHARPLGTPNLTVAVQDTIERGLADGVILSGWATGSPPSLEDLELAKAAAGDVPVFIGSGASIENIGQLLQAADGVIVSSSLKRQGKREQSIDPVRVGRFVDTVRACQQRPQAVATPKAVNTNSASLSR; the protein is encoded by the coding sequence GTGGATTTGCATCGTATTTTCGGAACCACAACCCCCGTCATTGGCGTGGTGCACCTGCAACCGCTGCCTACGGCAGCCCGCTGGGGCGGCAATCTGCGCGCTGTGATTGAGCGTGCTGAACAGGAAGCAACAGCCCTCGCTGCCGGCGGTGTGAACGGCATTATTGTTGAGAACTTTTTCGACGCACCTTTTCCGAAAAACCACGTCGATCCCGCCGTTGTCAGTGCAATGACGCTGATTGTGGAGCGACTGCAAAACCTCGTCACCGTTCCTTTGGGGCTGAACGTTCTGCGCAACGATGCCCACAGTGCTTTGGCGATTGCGAGTTGCACTGGTGCAGCCTTCATCCGCGTCAATGTCCTGACAGGAGTGATGGCCACAGATCAGGGCTTGATTGAAGGCGAAGCCCATCAACTGCTGCGCTACCGGCGTGAGTTGGGCAGTGATGTCCAAATTCTGGCGGATGTCTTGGTCAAGCACGCTCGACCTCTAGGCACACCGAATCTGACTGTGGCTGTGCAAGACACGATCGAGCGTGGACTGGCTGACGGTGTGATTCTTTCCGGTTGGGCAACCGGCAGCCCGCCATCACTAGAAGATTTGGAGCTGGCAAAAGCTGCCGCAGGTGATGTTCCTGTGTTTATTGGTAGCGGTGCCTCGATCGAGAACATTGGCCAACTCTTGCAAGCTGCGGATGGCGTGATCGTTTCCTCGTCGCTGAAGCGTCAAGGCAAACGCGAGCAGTCGATCGATCCGGTGCGAGTGGGCCGCTTTGTCGATACGGTACGGGCTTGCCAACAACGTCCCCAAGCGGTTGCAACTCCCAAGGCAGTCAACACCAATAGCGCTAGCCTCTCGCGTTAA
- the rimO gene encoding 30S ribosomal protein S12 methylthiotransferase RimO: protein MTAKPTIAFSHLGCEKNRIDTEHMIGLLAEAGYGIDANEELADVVVVNTCSFIQAAREESVRTLVELAESGKKIVIAGCLAQHFQDQLLAELPEAIALVGTGDYHRIVDVLQRTESGERVNAISQEPSFIADENLPRYRTTTSAVAYLRVAEGCDYRCAFCIIPHLRGKQRSRSIESIVAEAHQLASEGVQELVLISQITTNYGLDRYGKPMLAELLRQLGQVDVPWIRIHYAYPTGLTPDVIAAIRETHNVLPYLDLPLQHSHPEILKAMNRPWQGNVNDRIIEQLKEALPDAVLRTTFIAGFPGETEAHFRHLQQFIERHEFDHVGVFAFSPEDGTAAIDLPNPVPDEVKEARRDALMATQQPIAERRNRAQIGRLVDVLIEQEQPSTGLKIGRSARFAPEVDGMVYVQGEAALGSLVTVRITDADIYDLHGEVASAADLFQASRQPSLT, encoded by the coding sequence ATGACGGCCAAACCAACGATCGCGTTCTCGCACCTCGGGTGTGAGAAAAACCGCATCGACACTGAACACATGATTGGTTTGCTCGCTGAGGCAGGCTACGGCATCGATGCCAATGAAGAGCTGGCCGATGTGGTGGTGGTCAACACCTGCAGCTTCATTCAAGCGGCGCGGGAAGAATCGGTGCGCACGCTGGTGGAACTGGCGGAGTCGGGCAAGAAAATTGTGATCGCGGGCTGTCTCGCCCAGCATTTTCAGGATCAGCTTTTGGCTGAGCTGCCAGAAGCGATCGCCTTGGTAGGAACGGGCGATTATCACCGCATTGTTGACGTCCTGCAGCGCACGGAGAGTGGCGAGCGCGTCAACGCCATTTCTCAAGAACCTAGCTTCATTGCGGACGAAAATCTACCGCGCTATCGCACCACGACGTCAGCCGTCGCCTATCTGCGGGTCGCGGAAGGCTGCGACTACCGCTGCGCTTTTTGCATCATTCCGCACCTGCGGGGCAAGCAGCGATCGCGATCGATTGAATCGATCGTGGCCGAAGCGCATCAACTGGCCTCTGAGGGTGTGCAGGAGCTGGTGCTGATCTCGCAAATCACCACCAACTATGGCCTCGATCGCTACGGCAAACCGATGCTGGCGGAACTGCTGCGCCAACTTGGTCAAGTCGATGTGCCGTGGATTCGCATTCACTACGCTTATCCAACAGGCCTGACGCCAGACGTCATTGCCGCGATCCGCGAAACGCACAACGTGCTGCCCTATCTCGATCTGCCGTTGCAGCATTCCCATCCCGAGATTCTCAAGGCGATGAATCGGCCTTGGCAGGGCAACGTCAACGATCGCATCATCGAGCAACTGAAAGAAGCCTTGCCAGATGCGGTGTTGCGAACCACCTTCATCGCTGGCTTCCCCGGTGAAACGGAAGCCCATTTCCGTCACCTTCAGCAGTTCATCGAGCGTCACGAGTTTGATCACGTCGGTGTCTTTGCCTTCTCGCCGGAAGATGGAACGGCTGCGATCGATCTGCCGAATCCTGTACCGGATGAAGTTAAGGAAGCGCGCCGTGATGCCTTGATGGCAACGCAGCAACCGATCGCAGAACGTCGTAATCGTGCTCAGATTGGTCGTTTGGTTGATGTCTTAATCGAGCAAGAACAACCGAGCACCGGTCTCAAAATTGGGCGATCGGCACGCTTTGCCCCCGAAGTCGATGGCATGGTCTACGTCCAAGGCGAAGCCGCCCTCGGCAGCTTGGTCACTGTGCGGATCACGGACGCCGATATCTACGACCTGCACGGCGAAGTTGCCAGCGCTGCGGATCTGTTCCAAGCCAGTCGTCAGCCGAGTCTTACTTAG
- a CDS encoding SRPBCC family protein: MRRFQRSTVIEAPRELVWAFHEQPDVLQQLTPPWLPVEIVRREGGLGPGAVSEFRLWLGPVPIRWVATHGDDYEPGRCFCDRQSQGPFTEWLHRHVFSREGDRTRLIDEVEYALPGGWLAELSVGPVVDAQLERLFAYRQQVTKQWCESRSEAVQASELPQQKS, from the coding sequence ATGCGACGATTTCAGCGATCGACGGTTATCGAAGCACCGCGGGAATTGGTGTGGGCTTTCCACGAACAGCCTGATGTTTTGCAGCAGTTGACGCCGCCTTGGTTGCCGGTGGAGATTGTGCGACGGGAAGGCGGGCTGGGGCCTGGAGCTGTTTCGGAGTTTCGGCTCTGGTTAGGTCCGGTGCCGATTCGTTGGGTTGCCACCCATGGTGATGACTACGAGCCAGGGCGCTGCTTTTGCGATCGCCAAAGCCAAGGTCCCTTTACGGAATGGCTGCATCGTCATGTCTTCAGCCGCGAGGGCGATCGCACCCGTCTGATTGATGAGGTGGAATACGCACTGCCCGGCGGTTGGCTGGCAGAGTTGAGTGTTGGTCCAGTGGTCGATGCACAGCTGGAACGCCTATTTGCCTATCGCCAACAGGTCACGAAGCAGTGGTGCGAAAGCCGCAGCGAAGCGGTTCAAGCATCGGAATTGCCCCAGCAAAAAAGCTGA
- the infA gene encoding translation initiation factor IF-1, which produces MIETSGVVEREQGNGFYLVVLDQPPGHQCLCRAAGKLTKNKIKVLAGDKVTVEVSPYDLGRGRITFRHRK; this is translated from the coding sequence ATGATTGAGACGTCTGGCGTCGTTGAACGCGAACAGGGCAACGGTTTTTATTTAGTAGTCCTCGATCAGCCCCCAGGACACCAGTGCCTGTGCCGAGCTGCTGGCAAATTGACCAAGAACAAAATTAAGGTCTTGGCGGGCGACAAAGTGACTGTTGAAGTCAGCCCCTATGATTTGGGTCGCGGTCGGATTACCTTCCGTCACCGTAAGTAA
- a CDS encoding HAD-IA family hydrolase: MADPQVIFFDAVGTLFGVKGSVGLAYRQLALEFGVDANARRLNDAFYAAFQEAPPLAFPEAPPAQVPALEYEWWQAIARRTFERSGDLEQFSDQTFADFFHALYRYFQGPEPWFVYDDVWPLLDYWRDRGVALGIISNFDSRIYPVLDSLGLAPYFSSVTISPEVGAAKPDRLVFATALAQQQCQPHQAWHIGDSFREDVRGAQAAGLQPIWLKREP; the protein is encoded by the coding sequence ATGGCTGATCCTCAGGTCATTTTCTTTGATGCGGTGGGGACACTCTTTGGCGTGAAGGGCAGTGTCGGTTTGGCCTATCGTCAGCTAGCACTAGAGTTTGGCGTCGATGCCAATGCACGGCGCTTGAATGACGCGTTTTATGCAGCGTTTCAAGAAGCACCGCCACTCGCGTTTCCTGAGGCACCACCGGCGCAAGTTCCTGCCTTGGAGTATGAGTGGTGGCAAGCAATCGCACGGCGCACATTTGAGCGATCGGGAGATTTAGAGCAATTTTCTGATCAGACGTTTGCCGACTTTTTCCACGCCCTCTATCGCTATTTTCAAGGGCCAGAGCCGTGGTTTGTCTACGACGATGTCTGGCCGCTGTTGGACTATTGGCGCGATCGCGGCGTGGCTTTAGGAATCATCTCCAACTTCGATAGCCGCATTTATCCCGTCCTCGATAGCCTTGGTTTAGCCCCTTATTTCAGCAGCGTCACGATTTCGCCAGAGGTCGGAGCTGCCAAACCCGATCGCCTTGTCTTCGCGACTGCTTTGGCACAACAACAGTGCCAGCCCCATCAGGCTTGGCACATTGGCGACAGTTTCCGAGAGGATGTGCGAGGCGCGCAAGCAGCAGGTCTCCAGCCAATTTGGCTGAAGCGCGAGCCTTGA
- a CDS encoding NAD(P)/FAD-dependent oxidoreductase produces MVSANSAICILGGGFGGLYTALALAQQSWQGVTRPAIHLIDRSDRFVFLPLLYELITGELQAWEVAPRYRDLLANTPIQFHRGVVSEVDLQQQRVVLESGQVFEFGQLVLALGGETPRDLAPGAETHALPFRSLEDAIALNARLSELERQPDRQVRIAVVGAGPSGVELACKLADRLGDRAWIRLIELGEDILRNSPEFNREAAERALQQRQILLDLKTGVAAVEADAIVLQRGDQTERLSNIDLVLWTVGNRVPAAVAALDLPKNARGQLQTQLTLQINGYDNLFALGDLAELPTVDGKAIPATAQAAFQQASCLAANLVAQRRDQSLADFQYQALGEMLALGSGNATLTGLGLTLEGPLAAVARRLAYLYRMPTPTQQCRVGLNWLLQPFDSLLHS; encoded by the coding sequence ATGGTCAGCGCCAACTCAGCAATCTGTATTCTCGGCGGTGGATTTGGCGGACTCTACACAGCACTGGCGCTCGCCCAACAGTCTTGGCAAGGTGTCACGCGTCCCGCCATTCACCTGATCGATCGCAGCGATCGCTTTGTCTTTTTACCGCTGCTCTACGAACTGATCACAGGCGAGCTGCAGGCCTGGGAAGTCGCCCCCCGCTATCGCGATCTGCTGGCGAATACGCCGATCCAATTCCATCGCGGCGTAGTGAGCGAAGTCGATCTCCAGCAACAGCGCGTCGTTCTGGAATCGGGACAAGTCTTTGAGTTTGGCCAGTTGGTATTGGCTTTGGGTGGTGAAACGCCTCGTGATCTTGCTCCTGGAGCAGAAACCCATGCGCTGCCGTTCCGCAGCTTAGAGGATGCGATCGCCCTCAATGCCCGGTTGAGCGAGTTGGAGCGTCAGCCCGATCGCCAAGTCCGCATTGCGGTGGTTGGAGCGGGTCCCAGTGGGGTTGAGCTGGCTTGCAAGCTAGCTGATCGCTTGGGCGATCGTGCCTGGATTCGCCTGATTGAGTTAGGTGAAGACATCCTGCGCAACTCGCCGGAATTTAACCGTGAAGCCGCAGAACGAGCTTTACAGCAGCGCCAGATTCTTTTGGATTTGAAAACAGGCGTGGCTGCTGTGGAAGCCGATGCGATCGTGCTGCAACGCGGCGATCAAACGGAACGACTCAGCAATATCGATCTGGTCTTGTGGACTGTGGGGAACCGCGTGCCTGCAGCGGTGGCTGCTCTGGATTTACCTAAAAATGCTCGGGGTCAACTGCAAACTCAGCTGACGCTACAAATCAACGGCTACGACAACCTGTTTGCGCTCGGGGATTTAGCAGAATTGCCCACTGTCGATGGCAAAGCGATTCCAGCTACCGCTCAAGCGGCATTTCAACAAGCCAGCTGTCTGGCTGCCAACTTGGTTGCCCAACGGCGAGATCAGTCCTTGGCTGACTTCCAGTACCAAGCGCTGGGAGAGATGCTGGCATTGGGTTCTGGCAATGCGACCCTAACGGGGTTGGGACTGACGTTAGAAGGCCCACTGGCTGCTGTCGCGCGACGCCTCGCCTACCTTTACCGGATGCCCACTCCAACGCAACAATGTCGGGTGGGTCTGAATTGGCTGCTCCAACCCTTCGACTCGCTGCTGCACTCTTAA
- a CDS encoding phosphoadenylyl-sulfate reductase has translation MPALLPNLTEINAQLADQEATQIIQWAATEFGSGLVLSTSFGIQSAVMLHLATQVQPDIPVIWIDTGYLPAETYQFAAELTERLKLNLKVYQSEISPARMEALYGRLWESESVEDFNRYDQLRKVEPMNRALRELGATAWLSGVRRQQTAHRQSMQIVDFKDDRYAIRPILGWHSRDIYQYLTAHDLPYHPLFDQGYVTVGDWHSSRPLQADDSDERSTRFRGLKQECGLHL, from the coding sequence ATGCCTGCTTTGTTGCCCAACCTGACCGAAATCAATGCTCAGCTTGCTGATCAAGAAGCCACGCAGATCATTCAGTGGGCAGCAACTGAATTTGGCTCAGGGCTGGTTCTCAGCACAAGTTTTGGCATTCAGTCGGCGGTGATGCTGCACTTGGCTACTCAGGTGCAGCCGGATATTCCGGTGATTTGGATCGACACGGGTTATCTTCCTGCAGAGACTTATCAGTTTGCGGCAGAGCTGACGGAACGGCTCAAGCTGAATCTCAAGGTCTATCAATCCGAAATTAGTCCGGCGCGGATGGAAGCGCTCTATGGGCGGTTGTGGGAGAGCGAGTCGGTTGAGGATTTCAACCGCTATGACCAGCTACGCAAGGTAGAGCCGATGAATCGCGCCTTGCGGGAATTGGGTGCAACGGCTTGGTTATCGGGCGTACGGCGGCAGCAAACGGCTCATCGCCAGTCGATGCAAATTGTCGACTTCAAGGATGATCGCTATGCAATTCGGCCGATTCTCGGCTGGCACTCCCGCGACATTTATCAATATCTGACTGCTCACGATCTGCCCTACCATCCGCTCTTTGATCAGGGCTACGTCACCGTTGGCGACTGGCATTCCAGCCGTCCTCTGCAGGCGGACGACAGTGATGAGCGCAGCACTCGTTTCAGGGGCTTAAAGCAAGAGTGCGGCCTGCACTTGTAA
- a CDS encoding O-methyltransferase translates to MGQQVFVTAAIADYLQAMTTPEPALLQTWREQTATHAAAKLGITPTQSQFLALLMQIGGYQRVLELGTGLGYSTLAMAIALPQTSSILTLDRDRATTDLARQYWESVGLSDRIQLQQGEIRPALQQLQQQGDRFDFIWIDADKRATSDYFQAARSLLAPKGLIAVDNVLWSGRVADPDDGDRRTQALRDFNAAIAADPTLQVSLLPLGDGIALIRPCN, encoded by the coding sequence ATGGGGCAACAAGTCTTTGTCACGGCGGCGATCGCGGACTATCTGCAGGCCATGACGACTCCTGAACCCGCGCTGCTGCAGACTTGGCGGGAACAAACCGCGACTCATGCTGCCGCAAAGTTGGGGATTACGCCGACCCAATCGCAATTTTTAGCCTTGCTCATGCAAATTGGGGGCTATCAGCGGGTCTTGGAACTGGGAACAGGCCTGGGCTACAGCACCCTGGCAATGGCGATCGCTCTGCCACAAACCAGCTCGATTTTGACCCTCGATCGCGATCGCGCCACCACGGATTTAGCCCGACAGTACTGGGAATCAGTGGGATTGAGCGATCGTATTCAACTACAGCAAGGCGAAATTCGTCCGGCTCTCCAGCAGTTGCAACAGCAGGGCGATCGCTTCGATTTCATTTGGATTGATGCCGACAAACGCGCTACATCTGACTATTTCCAAGCCGCGCGATCGCTCCTCGCTCCCAAGGGATTGATCGCGGTGGATAACGTGTTGTGGTCTGGTCGCGTCGCTGATCCTGACGATGGCGATCGCCGCACTCAAGCTCTGCGCGACTTCAATGCTGCGATCGCTGCTGATCCCACGTTGCAAGTCAGCTTGCTACCGCTTGGGGACGGTATTGCTTTGATCCGACCCTGCAACTGA
- a CDS encoding protochlorophyllide reductase — MSETQQPTVIITGASSGVGLYGAKALAARGWHVVMACRNLQKAAEAAKSLGIKPENYSLMEIDLGSLASVRRFVDQFRATGRSLDALVCNAAVYLPRLKEPQRSPEGYEISVATNHFGHFLLCNLLLDDLKRSPAPEKRLVILGTVTANSKELGGKIPIPAPADLGNLEGLEAGFKAPIAMIDGKKFKPGKAYKDSKLCNMITTRELHRRFHDSTGIIFSSLYPGCVADTPLFRNTPKLFQKIFPWFQKNITGGYVTQELAGERVAQVVADPEFKTSGVHWSWGNRQQKDRQSFVQELSDKASDDRTAQRLWDLSAKLVGL; from the coding sequence ATGAGCGAGACGCAGCAACCCACGGTCATCATTACGGGCGCTTCCTCGGGCGTGGGCCTCTACGGTGCGAAAGCGCTGGCAGCCCGTGGCTGGCACGTGGTGATGGCTTGCCGCAACCTGCAGAAAGCAGCTGAGGCCGCCAAGTCCTTGGGAATCAAACCCGAGAACTACAGCCTGATGGAAATCGATTTAGGCTCGCTCGCTAGTGTGCGCCGCTTTGTCGATCAGTTCCGTGCAACGGGGCGCAGCCTTGATGCTTTGGTCTGCAATGCTGCTGTCTATCTGCCGCGCTTAAAAGAGCCGCAACGCAGTCCCGAAGGCTACGAAATTTCGGTGGCGACCAACCACTTCGGTCACTTCTTGCTCTGCAATCTATTGCTGGATGATTTGAAGCGATCGCCCGCTCCTGAAAAACGGTTGGTGATTCTCGGCACGGTCACTGCGAACTCCAAGGAACTGGGCGGCAAAATCCCCATTCCAGCACCGGCGGATCTCGGTAACCTTGAAGGTCTAGAAGCCGGTTTCAAAGCTCCGATCGCGATGATTGATGGCAAGAAATTCAAGCCCGGCAAGGCTTACAAAGACAGTAAGCTCTGCAACATGATCACCACGCGGGAGCTGCACCGCCGCTTCCACGACAGCACCGGCATTATCTTCAGCTCGCTCTATCCGGGCTGCGTTGCCGATACACCCCTGTTCCGCAACACGCCCAAGCTGTTCCAAAAAATCTTCCCGTGGTTCCAAAAGAACATCACAGGCGGTTATGTCACCCAAGAACTCGCAGGGGAACGGGTCGCGCAAGTTGTTGCTGATCCAGAATTCAAAACCTCTGGCGTTCACTGGAGCTGGGGTAACCGCCAGCAAAAAGATCGTCAGTCCTTCGTCCAAGAGCTATCGGATAAGGCCAGTGATGATCGCACGGCACAACGCCTCTGGGATCTGAGCGCCAAACTCGTCGGTCTCTAA